In Citrus sinensis cultivar Valencia sweet orange chromosome 2, DVS_A1.0, whole genome shotgun sequence, a single genomic region encodes these proteins:
- the LOC102610140 gene encoding ankyrin repeat-containing protein P16F5.05c, with amino-acid sequence MEQDADPSINRTQTTETSSPENIDALLAAARYDDIEDVISLASAGVPLDSKDSQGRTALHMASANGHLGIVEYLIGRGVDINASNDEKNTPLHYACLNGHTEVAKKLVLSGANISVLNSHEQTPIDEALSRGKMDIIDAINTAVAQLELGGVTVS; translated from the exons ATGGAGCAGGACGCAGACCCATCAATTAATCGTACCCAAACAACTGAAACGTCATCGCCTGAGAACATCGACGCGCTGCTAGCG GCTGCTAGATATGATGACATTGAAGATGTAATAAGCTTAGCATCTGCTGGTGTCCCTCTTGATTCTAAAGATTCTCAAGGCCGAACAG CCCTTCATATGGCTTCTGCTAATGGACATCTTGGCATTGTGGAGTATCTTATCGGCAGAGGAGTG GATATCAATGCTTCTAATGACGAGAAGAACACACCTCTTCATTATGCTTGTCTCAATGGTCATACTGAG GTGGCTAAGAAGTTGGTCCTGTCTGGAGCAAACATAAGTGTTCTAAACAG CCATGAGCAGACTCCAATTGATGAGGCTTTGAGTAGGGGAAAGATGGACATTATTGATGCGATTAATACAGCAGTTGCACAATTGGAACTTGGTGGTGTCACGGTTTCTTAA
- the LOC102609827 gene encoding uncharacterized protein LOC102609827, which yields MASSVSKIDGEELVKGLDNLSISDQGEMQSKADNREMGFGNHGGVCAICLDKTVLQETALVKGCEHAYCATCILRWASYVRNPTCPQCKHPFEFLHVHRSLDGSISDYMFEESVCLLLRATWFKPLIVEDHVVVQDDMEDDYSYEDEEDDLDEVYFRSSSSLRIGNRRWGDNGYVRAGRQEARPVCRPNSQDVGASSSREPKKKEVAKVTTGRRAKRALKREAADKAAASKHQQHLARLGRNLEARCSQ from the exons atggcTTCTTCGGTTAGCAAGATCGACGGTGAAGAGCTAGTCAAGGGTCTTGACAATTTATCCATTTCGGATCAG GGAGAAATGCAAAGTAAAGCAGACAATCGCGAAATGGGGTTTGGGAATCATGGAGGGGTTTGCGCGATATGCTTGGACAAGACAGTTCTCCAGGAAACAGCTCTTGTAAAAGGTTGCGAGCACGCTTACTG TGCAACTTGCATCCTTCGATGGGCCTCGTATGTTAGGAATCCAACCTGCCCACAGTGTAAACATCCATTTGAGTTCCTCCATGTTCACCGTTCCCTTGATGGCAG CATCAGTGATTACATGTTCGAGGAGAGTGTGTGCTTACTTCTTAGAGCCACGTGGTTTAAACCTTTGATTGTGGAGGATCATGTAGTGGTACAAGATGATATGGAAGATGATTATTCCTATGAGGATGAAGAGGATGATCTGGATGAAGTTTACTTCCGCAGTTCATCAAGTCTTCGTATTGGTAACCGAAGGTGGGGTGATAATGGATATGTTAGGGCAGGGCGTCAAGAAGCAAGGCCTGTTTGCCGTCCAAACTCTCAGGACGTGGGTGCCAGTTCCTCTCGCGAGCCCAAGAAGAAAGAAGTTGCAAAAGTCACAACAGGGCGACGGGCAAAGAGGGCACTTAAACGTGAAGCTGCTGATAAGGCAGCTGCTTCGAAGCATCAACAGCATTTGGCAAGGCTGGGACGGAACCTTGAGGCTCGCTGTAGCCAGTAA
- the LOC102609263 gene encoding uncharacterized protein LOC102609263 has translation MDSFNDSEFSGILEIFVHHARNIHNICIYDNQDVYAKFSLTYNPDETHSTQVINGGGKNPEFNEKLIIKINQLDGAVLKCEIWMLSRARNYMEDQLLGFALVPISQVVGNGKVVTQDYNLSSTDLFHSPAGTVKLSLSVNTPLTLNPPTSNINSSISSEVVLLDRSKISEAAALLDPVEYSRIEFPDIKVVRENQQMVSEYFDGTAAASFLHLGTSPPPPPPLPQLVDNDYEMTAINSPNGSNSIQNSGFLSSTTTSLSDDRNSSADSVPKKNQLGLSDANIPSSGTCPDTPTSRKESEAKDQKHKEKEEEKSNKKGLENNIIDPAAKFGHRHQVFSAPMGTINLEAEQSAMQQQIVDMYMRSMQQFTESLAKMKLPMDLDHHKPDCEDDHHGDVIQNNSNKIGLDQKKKKDGSRVFYGSRAFF, from the coding sequence ATGGATTCTTTCAACGACTCTGAATTTTCCgggattcttgaaatcttcgtTCATCATGCGAGAAATATTCACAACATTTGTATCTACGACAACCAAGACGTGTATGCAAAATTCTCTCTCACCTACAATCCTGACGAGACTCACTCAACCCAAGTCATCAATGGAGGTGGCAAGAACCCTGAGTTCAATGAGAAActgatcatcaaaatcaatcaacTCGACGGCGCCGTTCTGAAATGTGAAATCTGGATGCTTAGCAGAGCTAGAAACTACATGGAAGATCAGCTTCTTGGATTTGCTTTGGTGCCAATTTCACAAGTTGTTGGCAATGGAAAAGTTGTTACTCAAGATTACAATCTCTCTTCCACCGATCTCTTTCATTCCCCTGCTGGCACTGTCAAGCTATCTCTCTCTGTGAACACTCCTCTGACTCTTAATCCACCCACCAGTAACATTAACTCTTCAATATCTTCAGAAGTTGTATTGCTTGACAGATCAAAGATCTCAGAAGCCGCAGCGCTTTTGGACCCTGTTGAGTATTCAAGAATTGAGTTTCCTGACATCAAAGTTGTCAGAGAGAATCAGCAGATGGTTTCTGAGTACTTTGACGGTACTGCTGCTGCATCATTTCTTCATCTCGGCActtctcctcctcctcctcctcctctgCCTCAGCTTGTTGATAATGATTATGAAATGACGGCAATAAATTCACCAAATGGTAGCAATAGCATTCAGAATTCAGGTTTCTTGAGTTCAACCACCACTAGCTTGAGTGATGATAGAAACTCATCGGCTGATTCGGTTCCGAAAAAGAATCAATTGGGTCTAAGTGATGCTAATATTCCGAGCTCAGGAACCTGTCCGGACACTCCAACTTCAAGAAAGGAATCTGAAGCCAAAGAccaaaaacacaaagaaaaagaagaagaaaaaagcaaCAAGAAGGGATtagaaaacaatattattgatCCCGCTGCTAAATTTGGTCATCGTCATCAAGTGTTTTCAGCTCCTATGGGGACAATAAATCTCGAGGCAGAGCAGTCAGCCATGCAGCAGCAAATTGTGGACATGTACATGAGAAGTATGCAACAGTTTACGGAATCTTTGGCTAAAATGAAGCTACCAATGGATCTTGATCATCACAAACCGGATTGCGAAGATGATCACCACGGTGATGTGATTCAAAATAACAGCAATAAGATTGGGCTCGatcagaagaagaaaaaggatggaTCACGGGTGTTCTATGGCAGCCGGGCATTCTTCTGA
- the LOC102608979 gene encoding AT-hook motif nuclear-localized protein 17-like: MADYAHAAAADDSSSSSDQHSPPPASSSKKNKNSHHHHHHNHQQLMVIESSSTPEIATRKPRGRPPGSKNKPKPPVVITRDITDSSAMKPVILEISAGADIIDSVITFARRNHAGISLVSASGSVSHVTLRQPISHAHSLSLHGPFHLLSLSGSFYDSSSSSSPSSFGVTLAGAQGQVFGGIVAGKVTAASKVVVVAATFLNPLVHSLPISSDEGDNQVDAETKPNIVGASAATESCSSAGKTMPVYGVAAVAGNPTPLSCQIPPDHHHVMHWAPPSRPPNPNY; encoded by the coding sequence ATGGCGGACTATGCCCATGCCGCTGCTGCTGATgactcctcctcctcctccgaCCAACACAGCCCTCCCCCTGCTTCATCCtctaagaaaaacaaaaactctcatcaccaccaccaccacaacCATCAGCAGCTGATGGTGATCGAATCATCATCAACGCCTGAAATCGCGACGCGTAAGCCTAGAGGAAGGCCTCCGGGTTCCAAGAACAAGCCCAAGCCACCCGTCGTAATAACCAGAGACATAACCGACTCGTCGGCCATGAAGCCCGTCATCCTCGAGATATCCGCTGGAGCCGATATCATCGACAGTGTCATCACCTTCGCGCGTAGGAACCACGCGGGCATTTCCCTCGTCAGCGCCTCCGGCTCCGTCTCTCACGTCACCCTTCGCCAGCCCATCTCTCACGCGCATTCCCTCTCTCTTCACGGCCCCTTCCACCTTCTCTCGCTCTCCGGCTCGTTTTACgattcttcatcatcttcttctccttcttcgtTTGGCGTCACACTCGCCGGGGCACAGGGGCAGGTGTTCGGAGGCATAGTGGCCGGAAAGGTGACGGCGGCGAGTaaggtggtggtggtggcagCTACATTCCTCAACCCTTTGGTTCACAGCCTGCCCATTTCATCCGATGAAGGTGATAATCAGGTAGATGCTGAGACTAAGCCTAATATCGTTGGTGCAAGCGCAGCAACCGAGTCTTGTTCTAGTGCGGGCAAGACCATGCCTGTTTATGGTGTTGCTGCTGTTGCCGGTAATCCTACACCTCTCAGTTGCCAGATACCTCCCGATCATCATCACGTAATGCATTGGGCCCCACCTTCTCGTCCACCTAACCCTAATTACtag
- the LOC102608000 gene encoding hydroxyproline O-arabinosyltransferase PLENTY-like isoform X2, translated as MIGRKNLGVSSFLLVLLALGFFFATYNLLTMVIQNKAADEIGKLNPLTQMPEKTGGGNSGMRFHVALTATDAIYSQWQSRIMYYWYKKVKDMPRSDMGKFTRILHSGKADNLMDEIPSFVVDPLPEGLDRGYIVLNRPWAFVQWLEKATIEEEYILMAEPDHIFVKPLPNLAQGNHPAGFPFFYIKPAEHEKIIRKFYPEEMGPVTNVDPIGNSPVIIKKYLLEEISPTWLNVSLRMKDDHETDKQFGWVLEMYAYAVASALHGVRHILRKDFMLQPPWDPEVGKRFILHYTYGCDYNLKVRLVKMVNEATANIPGWDTITRG; from the exons ATGATTGGGAGAAAAAATTTGGGTGTGTCATCATTTCTTTTGGTGCTTTTGGCACTAGGTTTCTTCTTTGCTACTTACAATTTGCTAACAATGGTAATACAAAATAAGGCTGCCGATGAAATTGGTAAATTGAATCCCCTAACTCAGATGCCTGAGAAGACAGGAGGAGGGAACTCCGGTATGAGATTTCATGTTGCCCTTACGGCAACTGATGCTATTTATAGCCAATGGCAGTCTCGGATCATGTACTATTGGTATAAGAAAGTAAAAGACATGCCCAGATCAGACATGGGGAAGTTTACGAGAATTTTGCATTCAGGAAAGGCTGACAATTTGATGGATGAGATTCCATCTTTTGTTGTTGATCCTCTGCCGGAGGGTCTTGATCGG GGTTATATAGTCTTAAATAGACCCTGGGCCTTTGTGCAATGGCTGGAAAAGGCAACCATTGAGGAAGA ATACATCCTAATGGCAGAGCCTGACCACATATTTGTAAAGCCTTTGCCGAACTTGGCCCAGGGAAACCATCCAGCTGGATTCCCCTTTTTCTATATTAAACCGGCTGAACatgagaaaatcattaggaAATTCTATCCTGAGGAAATGGGTCCAGTGACTAACGTTGATCCAATTGGAAATTCTCctgtaattattaaaaag TATTTGCTGGAGGAGATCTCACCTACATGGCTGAATGTTTCTTTGCGAATGAAAGATGACCATGAGACTGATAAGCAATTTGGATGGGTGCTGGAAAT GTATGCATATGCTGTAGCATCTGCATTGCATGGTGTGCGGCACATACTTCGTAAAGACTTTATGCTACAg CCACCGTGGGATCCTGAAGTTGGGAAGAGGTTCATACTCCATTACACTTATGGTTGTGACTACAATTTGAAA GTGAGACTTGTGAAGATGGTGAACGAGGCAACTGCTAATATTCCTGGGTGGGATACTATAACTAGAGGCTGA
- the LOC102608000 gene encoding hydroxyproline O-arabinosyltransferase NOD3-like isoform X1 encodes MIGRKNLGVSSFLLVLLALGFFFATYNLLTMVIQNKAADEIGKLNPLTQMPEKTGGGNSGMRFHVALTATDAIYSQWQSRIMYYWYKKVKDMPRSDMGKFTRILHSGKADNLMDEIPSFVVDPLPEGLDRGYIVLNRPWAFVQWLEKATIEEEYILMAEPDHIFVKPLPNLAQGNHPAGFPFFYIKPAEHEKIIRKFYPEEMGPVTNVDPIGNSPVIIKKYLLEEISPTWLNVSLRMKDDHETDKQFGWVLEMYAYAVASALHGVRHILRKDFMLQPPWDPEVGKRFILHYTYGCDYNLKGELTYGKIGEWRFDKRSFLNGPPPKNLSLPPPGVPESVVRLVKMVNEATANIPGWDTITRG; translated from the exons ATGATTGGGAGAAAAAATTTGGGTGTGTCATCATTTCTTTTGGTGCTTTTGGCACTAGGTTTCTTCTTTGCTACTTACAATTTGCTAACAATGGTAATACAAAATAAGGCTGCCGATGAAATTGGTAAATTGAATCCCCTAACTCAGATGCCTGAGAAGACAGGAGGAGGGAACTCCGGTATGAGATTTCATGTTGCCCTTACGGCAACTGATGCTATTTATAGCCAATGGCAGTCTCGGATCATGTACTATTGGTATAAGAAAGTAAAAGACATGCCCAGATCAGACATGGGGAAGTTTACGAGAATTTTGCATTCAGGAAAGGCTGACAATTTGATGGATGAGATTCCATCTTTTGTTGTTGATCCTCTGCCGGAGGGTCTTGATCGG GGTTATATAGTCTTAAATAGACCCTGGGCCTTTGTGCAATGGCTGGAAAAGGCAACCATTGAGGAAGA ATACATCCTAATGGCAGAGCCTGACCACATATTTGTAAAGCCTTTGCCGAACTTGGCCCAGGGAAACCATCCAGCTGGATTCCCCTTTTTCTATATTAAACCGGCTGAACatgagaaaatcattaggaAATTCTATCCTGAGGAAATGGGTCCAGTGACTAACGTTGATCCAATTGGAAATTCTCctgtaattattaaaaag TATTTGCTGGAGGAGATCTCACCTACATGGCTGAATGTTTCTTTGCGAATGAAAGATGACCATGAGACTGATAAGCAATTTGGATGGGTGCTGGAAAT GTATGCATATGCTGTAGCATCTGCATTGCATGGTGTGCGGCACATACTTCGTAAAGACTTTATGCTACAg CCACCGTGGGATCCTGAAGTTGGGAAGAGGTTCATACTCCATTACACTTATGGTTGTGACTACAATTTGAAA GGAGAGTTGACTTATGGAAAAATAGGGGAATGGCGTTTTGATAAGAGATCTTTTCTTAACGGTCCTCCACCAAAAAACCTCTCCTTACCCCCTCCAGGGGTTCCTGAGAGTGTG GTGAGACTTGTGAAGATGGTGAACGAGGCAACTGCTAATATTCCTGGGTGGGATACTATAACTAGAGGCTGA
- the LOC102608487 gene encoding non-specific phospholipase C2, producing the protein MQNKPKTQKKMFSKTSFVFLILFLIVRNNNVTHAGSPIKTIVVLVMENRSFDHMIGWMKKLNPEINGVDGSEWNPLSTTDPKSQRFFFKNQAQFVDPDPGHSFQAIREQIFGSNDTSSDHPPMNGFAQQAFSMDPSLNMSHNVMNGFEPDMVAVYKTLVSEFAVFDRWFASVPSSTQPNRLYVHSGTSAGATSNIPAKLAKGYPQRTIFENLDDAGISFGIYYQNIPATLFYRNLRKIKYWGKFHPYGTSFKKDARDGKLPGYVVVEQRYTDTKSEPGNDDHPSHDVYQGQVLVKEVYETLRASPQWNETLFVITYDEHGGFYDHVTTPVRGVPSPDGIVGPEPFLFKFDRLGVRVPTIAISPWIEKGTVVHGPNGSPFATSEFEHSSIPATVKKLFNLSAPFLTKRDAWAGTFEGIVQTRTAPRTDCPEQLPTPTKIRQGEANENAKLSEFQQELMQLAAVLKGDHVLTSFPDNIGKDMTVKEGKEYMEDAVKRFFDAGLQALKMGVDVEQIVQMKPSLTTRSPRTSTNTP; encoded by the exons ATGCAAAACAAACCCAAAAcgcaaaaaaaaatgttttcaaaaacgagctttgttttcttaatcttgtttttaattgttCGCAACAACAATGTCACCCATGCAGGGAGCCCAATCAAAACCATCGTGGTGCTGGTGATGGAGAACCGTTCGTTCGATCACATGATCGGATGGATGAAGAAGCTCAACCCCGAAATCAACGGCGTTGATGGGTCGGAGTGGAACCCGTTATCCACAACTGATCCCAAGTCCCAGCGTTTCTTCTTCAAGAACCAGGCGCAGTTCGTGGACCCTGATCCGGGCCACTCGTTTCAGGCCATCAGGGAGCAGATATTCGGGTCGAACGACACCTCCTCGGATCATCCGCCGATGAACGGGTTCGCCCAGCAAGCTTTTTCAATGGACCCGTCTTTGAACATGTCCCACAATGTCATGAATGGCTTTGAGCCTGATATGGTTGCTGTTTACAAGACCCTTGTTTCCGAATTTGCTGTCTTTGATAG gtGGTTTGCCTCCGTGCCATCATCGACCCAACCAAACCGGCTGTACGTACACTCCGGGACGTCGGCCGGAGCCACGAGCAACATTCCGGCGAAGCTCGCCAAAGGGTACCCGCAGAGAACAATTTTCGAGAACCTCGACGACGCCGGGATTTCCTTCGGAATATACTACCAGAACATTCCGGCCACACTATTCTACCGGAACCTGAGAAAGATCAAGTATTGGGGGAAATTCCATCCGTACGGCACGTCGTTCAAGAAAGATGCGAGGGACGGGAAGCTTCCGGGATACGTTGTGGTGGAGCAGCGGTACACGGACACTAAGAGCGAGCCGGGCAATGACGACCATCCATCGCATGATGTGTACCAAGGACAGGTGTTGGTGAAGGAGGTGTACGAAACCCTGAGGGCCAGCCCGCAGTGGAACGAGACTTTGTTCGTGATCACGTACGATGAGCACGGTGGGTTTTATGATCACGTGACTACGCCCGTCCGTGGGGTGCCCAGCCCCGACGGCATTGTGGGGCCCGAACCGTTTCTCTTTAAGTTTGATCGGTTGGGCGTTCGGGTTCCTACCATTGCGATCTCCCCTTGGATTGAAAAGGGCACCG ttGTTCATGGGCCCAATGGATCACCATTTGCAACTTCCGAATTCGAACACTCTTCAATTCCAGCGACGGTGAAGAAGTTGTTCAATCTCTCCGCACCTTTTCTAACAAAAAGGGACGCATGGGCTGGAACTTTTGAAGGCATTGTTCAAACTAGAACAGCACCCAGAACTGACTGCCCAG AGCAACTCCCAACTCCAACGAAGATCAGGCAGGGAGAGGCCAACGAAAACGCCAAGCTCAGCGAATTCCAACAGGAGCTGATGCAGCTGGCGGCCGTGCTGAAAGGAGATCATGTTTTGACCAGTTTCCCAGACAATATAGGCAAGGATATGACTGTGAAAGAAGGGAAAGAGTACATGGAAGATGCAGTGAAGCGCTTCTTCGACGCGGGGCTTCAAGCATTGAAAATGGGAGTTGATGTGGAACAAATTGTTCAAATGAAGCCCTCCCTCACTACAAGATCACCGAGAACTTCAACCAACACTCCATAA